The window ctcagaagcaagaacaaagacacagaagtgacttccatgactgatccagcatggcaagctgatttgacctttctggtcaacatgacacaacacttgaatgatctgaatttgaagttgcaaggcaaaaatcagcttgtctgtcagcttgcaaatcacgtctcagctttcaggacaaagttgcagttgttccggcagcaagcagcattAGGCAACtttgtgcactttcccacttttcaaacacagctacagaagaatcaggacattgacacacaagtttatgttgggaaggtagataccttgattcaatccttcaactcacggcttcatgactttgaccaatgcagaacgttgatgaaactttttgctgatccgttcagtgtgtcagtggatgacttgtcagcagaataatAGCTCAAACTTACTGATCTCCCGTCATCTGATGAACTGCAttctatttaccgagaaaacagtttgcttgacttctataAAACGTTgactgatacatttgctaatctgaaaaagaatgcacttgtccacaccagcatgtttggcagcacatACTGCTGTGAACTGGCTTTCTCACATATGAAACTGTACAGAAACAACACttgcaatcagctgactgatgatcatctggaagcagtcttgcatCTTTCAATATCAAACATCAAGCCgaacatttctaagctcgtagatgacatgcagcaccatccattgcactgactttgtgagagttgacatattataacatttcttagaataatatgtaaactctttgatgtaatagttatttgtgtgttcttaaatgtggtgcccatcttgtgtgaaacaactgtgggacgattttaatcttcacttttttgtggcccccaatgGTTATGAGAAATCTGTTTGTTGCCCCTGACTctaaaagtttgtgcaccactgattTAGACACTCATTATAGGACATCTATCTTGACTGTAGCCAGCTTTTATTACTTGAGATACCTACAAAACCTTGGAATTTAGTTGTCAGCTGACATTTCTCAAAATGAATTGCATCTTTTGTATTCCACCCGCCCCTACACGTCGCTAATACAAAATTATGTCCTAGTCTCATTGACAAGAGGCAGctgcatataaaataaatataggtTTGTATCACATATGACACTTGGGCACTTTAATGTTACATCCTGTGAATCACATGTGTTGTATAGGACACGGATAGAGTTATGTAACAATGAaagtaaagtgaaaataaacGTTTCCACTAATGTAATTGTTGTAACATTCTGTAATTTCTCTTTCTCTTCAGCTTTCACCGTCATGATAGCCCTGGCAACAGTAGCACTGGTAAAGGGAAAGGGTCGTGGTAACCCCCCTGTGGCAGACATCAGGGGAGTGCCGAACctgtttggtgtgtgtgtgtattcctTCATGTGTCACCACTCTCTTCCTTCCTTAATCACTCCCATCAGAAAAAAGAAGCGATTGTTTTCACTACTTGTTGCAGACTACATGTTGATCTTGGCATTCTATTTCCTGCTCTCGTTCACaggaatatttacttttaacaaccTCCAGGATGTGTACACTCTGAACTTTCAACCAAACAAGTGCAGTGATAGTGATGCTGTTGTGGAATCTGTGCCCTTTCTTCAGTACTTTCTATCATTATTTCCAGTTTTTACCCTCAGTACCAACTTTCCTATCATTGCTATCACATTAAGGAATAACTTGAAGACCCTGTTTCTTAAAGACAGCAAGCAGTATTCCTTCTTCTTGGACCACATTCTCTTCCCAGTAATTACAGTGCTTCCACCTGTGGCCATTGCCTTTGCTACAGAAAGTTTGGAGATTCTAGTTGGGGTTACAGGGTCCTATGCCGGAGCTGTTATTCAATATGTTATTCCTGCTATGCTTGTTTATTATGCGCGGAAAGATTCTCTCACAGCGATTGGGATGGGTGTGAAAAACCAACACTTGTCGCCCTTTTACCACACGGGCTGGATTGTATTTGTTTGTGCATGGGCAGTTGCATGTGTTGCATTTGTGACAGTAAACCATATAACTAATTTGTAGGAAATTAACTGCTCTGAATAGTcaataaatgcaagata of the Tachypleus tridentatus isolate NWPU-2018 chromosome 13, ASM421037v1, whole genome shotgun sequence genome contains:
- the LOC143240235 gene encoding transmembrane protein 104-like; this translates as MAGGNTDAGESYSTVTGLMYVFNLIVGTGALTMPAAFTHAGWLVSLLILMALAFMSYLTTTFVIEAMAAANAMVHRHAVRHFKKVIKKEEMKISPINCQSELVADLMTDEVISSALDHDERLPLLLNTVESVDYYSITERIELGKMASLFFNKAGINLFYLFIVVYLYGDLSIYAAAIAKSMRDVTCDYVPEGANCTTTYNSSDPCWISAPSVTRHYAYMIYLASFLALLGPFTFYNVQKTKYLQMLTSLMRWFAFTVMIALATVALVKGKGRGNPPVADIRGVPNLFGVCVYSFMCHHSLPSLITPIRKKKRLFSLLVADYMLILAFYFLLSFTGIFTFNNLQDVYTLNFQPNKCSDSDAVVESVPFLQYFLSLFPVFTLSTNFPIIAITLRNNLKTLFLKDSKQYSFFLDHILFPVITVLPPVAIAFATESLEILVGVTGSYAGAVIQYVIPAMLVYYARKDSLTAIGMGVKNQHLSPFYHTGWIVFVCAWAVACVAFVTVNHITNL